From Cydia strobilella chromosome 4, ilCydStro3.1, whole genome shotgun sequence, the proteins below share one genomic window:
- the LOC134741155 gene encoding COP9 signalosome complex subunit 9, whose translation MKPTVAADEMFPEGVGPWMDLEEAGGPSNLLMDLAANEKAVHADFFNDFEDLFDDDDLK comes from the exons ATGAAGCCGACCGTTGCCGCTGACGAAATGTTTCCCGAAGGAGTTGGACCTTGGATGGATTTGGAAGAA GCTGGTGGCCCATCCAATCTTCTCATGGATTTGGCTGCAAATGAAAAAGCAGTCCATGCAGACTTTTTCAATG ATTTTGAAGATTTGTTTGATGATGACGACCTAAAGTAG